GCTGGTCGCGGACCTCCCGGGGCTGGGCGCGCCGCTGGACGGAGCTGGCCCGCGGAACCGGCTGTACGTCCGGGCCGACGGCGAGGTGACGGTCTCCCCGTACGGTTCGGCGCTTGGGCGGCTGGGCGACGGCCTGGAGGGCCTGGACACCGCCTGGCAGCGGGCGAACACCGGCGCGCACCCCTGTGCCGTCACCCTCGCCACCGCGGTCCCCGAGGCGCTGCGCGTCGCGGCGCTGCAGAGCCGGCCGTGGCTGGGCGCGTACCTCCTGGCCGTGGACGCGCTGCGGGAGATGCGGTCCCGCGGCATCCCGCGGGTGCGCGTCTCCGGCTTCGGCGGACGCCTGCGGCCGGAGAACGGCCTCGCCGAGCCGGTCGGGGCACCGGCCAGGCACCTGGTGCTGTGGACCGACGACGCCGCCTACCTCTACACCTCCGAGGGATCCCGACTGTTCGCGCTCAACCGCGCCGCGGGGGAACTGGCCGAGCTGCTCCTGTGCCAGGGGTCCGTCGAGGCGGCCGCCCGGTACGCCCGGCCGGAAGCCCTCCTGACGGTGCAGCGGTTCTTCGAGCGGGCGGGGGTCGCCCTGTGAGCACGGACCCGAGGGCCACCCTCCCCGGCCGGGCCGGCGCGCTGCTGGCCGAACTCGGCGACACGGCCGAGCTCCACGACCTGTACGACGAGGCGGGCGCGCCGGTCTACCACGCGATCGCCGGCACCTCGCCCCTCGAAGTGCGGGAGCTGGTCGCCGCGGCGCGCTCGACCACCGGCCCGGTCCTCGAACTGGCCGCCGGTTCCGGCCGG
The window above is part of the Kitasatospora sp. HUAS MG31 genome. Proteins encoded here:
- the mpaB gene encoding daptide biosynthesis RiPP recognition protein — its product is MSGEMRDLMAWATGSRGPGRVIVLEDSRHVGEVQDMLGAESADGRRHRIFAPGDRMDLGENVTGYGGSFRECDAEASLGDDFYLQVQNYSISQYVSVIGPTLVRVADETDFEVWLADADTAREKGEFAEFLANPALLVADLPGLGAPLDGAGPRNRLYVRADGEVTVSPYGSALGRLGDGLEGLDTAWQRANTGAHPCAVTLATAVPEALRVAALQSRPWLGAYLLAVDALREMRSRGIPRVRVSGFGGRLRPENGLAEPVGAPARHLVLWTDDAAYLYTSEGSRLFALNRAAGELAELLLCQGSVEAAARYARPEALLTVQRFFERAGVAL